A genomic window from Fibrobacterota bacterium includes:
- a CDS encoding glycoside hydrolase family 127 protein, with amino-acid sequence MKKTIVFLLGLGLLAGCEVLAQDKLYPSMFPLGDVKLLDGPFKQRMDLNGKTLLAYDVDRLMQPYLKEAGLTAKGAAFPNWAGLDGHVGGHYLSALAMHYAATKDAQIKTRMDYVVSELKRAQDQNGKDANFVGYLSGVPNGKAMWLKFKGGDAGAQNGYWVPWYNIHKTYAGLRDAWVYAGDETSKAMFLKLCDWGITITNGLTDAKMESMMGTEYGGMNEVYADAYSMTKDVKYLNAAKKWSHKWLLNAMSANSDNLDNKHANTQVPKAVGFARIAELSNDATYTKGAQFFWTTVTGKRSIAIGANSRQEYFPDASKYTDYVNVPEGPESCNSYNMLKLTEDLFRISPQAKYADFYERSLFNHVLSMIHPSHGGYVYFTPARPRHYRNYSKVNSAMWCCVGSGMENPAKYAQFAYMHKNDSLFVNLFMATELNWKEKGVKIAQTTAFPEEEKTKFTITAAAPAKFRLLIRHPSWVRANEMKVVVGSDTVSSQSPVSSYVEVNRTWNNGDVVTVLLPMRNSVEQLPNVANYYAILHGPIVLGAKTGTESLNGLVADDGRWSHIAGGTQLDLTQAPMLAAKPDSIASRLVPVAGKPLTFKAPFLFSAKKDTSLVFEPFYKIHDARYMMYWMLMTDQKTLDSLSKAQAAALLLEGRTVDRLTPGQQQPEVDHKMVQTNTTASVNQGESLRSGGSCTGGTGASVTYELSTNGEADLSLWVRYWGNETTCSRTFDILVDGQKVATETLESKWKVNEFKNVEYTLPNSLVAGKSIVTVKFQATSGMVGGLYGVRLLRKTPLTGIVTKSTSLDGLPFVQLIRKAGSLGLELAPAEVATTVQIRRSNGRLVKSKTIAAGIQHDEVDLKGVHGPLVVQIVRSGALIQASLVSIPE; translated from the coding sequence ATGAAAAAAACCATCGTGTTCCTTTTGGGCTTGGGGCTGCTCGCCGGATGCGAAGTCCTCGCGCAAGACAAGCTGTATCCCTCCATGTTCCCGTTGGGCGATGTCAAGCTGCTGGATGGCCCGTTCAAGCAACGGATGGATCTCAACGGCAAAACATTGCTCGCCTACGACGTCGATCGGCTCATGCAGCCGTACCTGAAGGAGGCTGGACTGACCGCGAAAGGAGCAGCCTTCCCCAACTGGGCGGGACTCGATGGCCACGTGGGAGGGCACTATCTCAGCGCCTTGGCGATGCACTACGCCGCCACCAAGGATGCCCAGATCAAGACCCGCATGGATTACGTGGTTTCCGAGCTCAAGCGCGCCCAGGACCAAAACGGCAAGGACGCGAACTTCGTGGGATACCTCAGCGGCGTCCCCAACGGCAAGGCCATGTGGCTGAAGTTCAAAGGTGGCGACGCCGGCGCGCAAAACGGCTACTGGGTGCCTTGGTACAACATCCACAAGACCTACGCGGGTCTGCGCGACGCCTGGGTCTATGCCGGCGACGAAACCTCCAAGGCAATGTTCCTCAAACTCTGCGATTGGGGCATCACCATCACCAACGGCCTGACGGACGCCAAGATGGAGTCCATGATGGGTACCGAATACGGTGGCATGAACGAGGTCTACGCCGACGCCTACAGCATGACAAAAGATGTCAAGTACTTGAACGCGGCCAAGAAGTGGTCGCACAAGTGGCTCCTGAACGCCATGTCGGCCAACTCCGACAACCTCGACAACAAGCACGCCAACACGCAGGTCCCCAAGGCGGTCGGTTTCGCCCGGATCGCCGAACTCTCCAACGACGCCACCTACACGAAGGGAGCCCAGTTCTTCTGGACCACCGTGACCGGCAAGCGAAGCATCGCCATCGGCGCGAACAGCCGCCAGGAGTACTTCCCCGACGCGTCCAAGTACACGGACTACGTGAACGTCCCCGAAGGGCCGGAGTCCTGCAACTCCTACAACATGCTGAAGCTCACGGAGGATCTGTTCCGGATCAGCCCGCAGGCGAAATACGCCGATTTCTACGAACGGTCGCTGTTCAACCACGTCTTGTCGATGATCCATCCCAGCCACGGCGGCTACGTCTACTTCACGCCCGCCAGGCCCCGGCACTACCGCAACTATTCCAAGGTCAATTCCGCCATGTGGTGCTGTGTGGGGTCCGGCATGGAAAATCCCGCCAAGTACGCCCAGTTCGCCTACATGCACAAGAACGACTCGCTGTTCGTGAACCTGTTCATGGCCACCGAACTGAACTGGAAGGAGAAGGGTGTCAAGATCGCGCAGACCACCGCCTTCCCGGAAGAAGAAAAGACGAAGTTCACCATCACCGCCGCAGCCCCTGCCAAATTCCGTCTTCTGATCCGCCACCCCTCCTGGGTCCGGGCCAACGAGATGAAGGTGGTGGTGGGATCCGATACGGTCTCCAGCCAATCGCCCGTGTCCTCGTATGTGGAAGTCAACCGGACCTGGAACAACGGGGACGTGGTGACCGTGCTTCTTCCCATGCGCAACTCGGTGGAGCAACTCCCCAACGTCGCCAATTATTACGCGATCCTCCACGGCCCCATCGTGTTGGGCGCCAAGACCGGCACAGAGAGCCTGAACGGACTGGTCGCCGACGACGGCCGCTGGAGCCACATCGCCGGCGGCACCCAACTGGATCTCACCCAGGCGCCCATGCTGGCCGCCAAGCCCGATTCCATCGCCTCGCGGCTGGTTCCCGTGGCGGGAAAGCCCCTGACCTTCAAAGCTCCGTTCTTGTTTTCCGCCAAGAAGGACACCTCGTTGGTCTTCGAGCCATTCTACAAGATCCACGACGCCCGGTACATGATGTACTGGATGCTGATGACCGATCAAAAGACGCTCGACAGCCTGTCCAAGGCCCAGGCCGCCGCTCTTCTCCTGGAAGGCCGCACGGTCGATCGTCTCACGCCGGGCCAGCAACAGCCGGAAGTCGACCACAAGATGGTCCAGACCAACACCACCGCCTCGGTGAACCAGGGCGAGAGTCTCCGCAGCGGTGGCTCCTGCACGGGCGGCACGGGTGCCTCGGTCACCTACGAACTGTCCACCAACGGGGAAGCCGACCTTTCGCTGTGGGTCCGGTACTGGGGCAATGAAACCACCTGCTCGCGTACCTTCGACATCCTGGTGGATGGACAGAAAGTGGCTACGGAGACCTTGGAGAGCAAATGGAAAGTCAATGAATTCAAGAACGTGGAGTACACCCTCCCCAACAGCCTGGTGGCGGGGAAGTCGATCGTCACCGTGAAGTTCCAGGCCACCTCCGGCATGGTGGGCGGACTCTACGGGGTCCGGCTCCTGCGCAAGACGCCGCTGACAGGGATTGTCACCAAATCCACCAGCTTGGATGGCCTCCCCTTCGTCCAACTGATCCGCAAGGCGGGGAGCCTCGGACTCGAGCTTGCGCCGGCCGAGGTGGCGACCACGGTCCAAATCCGTCGATCGAATGGTCGTCTGGTGAAAAGCAAGACGATCGCCGCGGGAATCCAGCACGACGAAGTCGACCTGAAGGGCGTGCACGGGCCGCTGGTGGTGCAGATCGTCCGATCCGGAGCGCTGATCCAGGCGTCGTTGGTTTCGATTCCCGAGTAA
- a CDS encoding family 43 glycosylhydrolase, whose amino-acid sequence MCRKLSLGLLAFASIGFSENPIIQTKFTADPAPLVWNDTVFLYTTRDNDNATANGGFQMTDWMLYTSTDMVNWRDRGIIATLKNFTWGPQTNGAWAPQMIQRNGKFYFYAPLHGKGIGVLVADNPYGPFKDPLGKALVSADPWKYIDPSPFIDSDGQAYLYFGNPDAWWVKLNPDMISTSGPITLVPRLKTYQEGPWIYKRNSLYYLAFASTCCPEGIGYATGPSPTGPWTYKGSIMDGNSKSSGNHPGIIDFKGKSYVFGFNYERHFSMVTDHRERRSVCLAELKYNADGTIPKLPWWGAGMPSGPGVAAVDSLNPYLQTEAETMAWSKGVLTETSSEGGMALSGIENGDFIKLKSVDFGLGASSFEARVASATSGGTIEIRLDGETGKLVGTCAIAGTGGLQTWTTKSCAVSGATGVHDLFLVFKGGSGTLFNFNWWKFNATSSVVGSPVQASDVGFRVDVADHQLTITSSSPMTGIELVSAQGEVRSLESGNIVRVSTEGFRSGLYFIKAQVGGSVRTRRILLNL is encoded by the coding sequence ATGTGTAGGAAATTATCTCTGGGATTGCTGGCGTTCGCCTCGATCGGGTTTTCGGAAAACCCCATCATCCAGACGAAGTTCACCGCCGATCCGGCACCCTTGGTCTGGAACGACACGGTCTTTTTGTACACCACCCGCGACAACGACAACGCCACCGCCAACGGGGGCTTCCAGATGACCGACTGGATGCTCTACACGTCCACCGACATGGTGAACTGGCGGGATCGTGGGATCATAGCCACGCTCAAGAATTTCACATGGGGCCCCCAGACCAACGGCGCCTGGGCCCCGCAGATGATCCAGCGCAACGGCAAGTTCTACTTCTACGCCCCGCTTCACGGAAAGGGCATCGGCGTGTTGGTCGCCGACAATCCCTACGGCCCCTTCAAGGATCCGCTTGGCAAGGCCTTGGTCTCGGCCGACCCCTGGAAATACATCGACCCCTCGCCCTTCATCGATTCCGACGGACAGGCTTACCTCTACTTCGGCAATCCCGACGCTTGGTGGGTGAAGCTCAATCCCGACATGATCTCGACCTCGGGCCCCATCACCTTGGTTCCTCGCCTGAAGACCTACCAGGAAGGCCCCTGGATCTACAAGCGCAACAGTCTCTACTACCTGGCCTTCGCCTCCACCTGCTGCCCCGAAGGCATCGGGTACGCGACCGGCCCCAGCCCCACCGGACCCTGGACCTACAAGGGATCCATCATGGACGGAAACTCGAAGTCTTCCGGCAACCACCCCGGCATCATCGATTTCAAGGGCAAGTCGTACGTGTTCGGGTTCAACTACGAACGCCACTTCTCGATGGTCACCGACCACCGGGAGCGGCGGTCCGTCTGCCTGGCCGAACTGAAATACAACGCCGACGGGACCATCCCCAAGCTCCCCTGGTGGGGTGCAGGCATGCCTTCCGGGCCTGGCGTTGCGGCGGTCGACTCGTTGAACCCCTACCTCCAGACCGAGGCCGAAACCATGGCCTGGTCCAAGGGCGTGCTGACGGAGACGAGCAGCGAAGGGGGCATGGCCCTCTCGGGAATCGAAAACGGCGATTTCATCAAACTCAAAAGCGTCGATTTTGGATTGGGCGCGAGCTCCTTCGAGGCGCGCGTGGCCTCGGCGACCAGCGGCGGAACCATCGAAATCCGCCTGGACGGCGAAACGGGCAAGCTGGTGGGAACCTGCGCCATCGCGGGGACTGGTGGCCTGCAGACCTGGACGACAAAATCTTGTGCCGTAAGCGGTGCAACCGGTGTCCACGACCTCTTCCTGGTCTTCAAGGGCGGAAGCGGCACTCTCTTCAACTTCAACTGGTGGAAGTTCAACGCCACATCCAGCGTCGTCGGCAGCCCTGTTCAGGCAAGCGACGTGGGTTTCCGGGTGGACGTGGCGGACCACCAACTCACGATCACCTCGTCGTCGCCGATGACCGGGATTGAGTTGGTTTCCGCACAAGGTGAAGTCCGGAGCCTGGAAAGCGGAAACATCGTGCGGGTAAGTACCGAAGGATTCCGATCCGGCCTCTACTTCATCAAGGCCCAGGTGGGTGGATCCGTGCGGACACGGAGAATTCTCCTGAACTTGTGA
- a CDS encoding glycoside hydrolase family 31 protein: MGTPTNDIWFGWSRHLLGGLVVAMLCGQDARALSVKSYTAQPDGILFTCDKGVMKVQICQADIVRVAYSPTETIPVRPLKVVTKAWDVPVFSKTEVGDTVTLQTAKLKIKVSKTTANVSYATLDGETILAEYAKTATAATVETVPTHTLRGEFHSPADEGLFGLGQHMAGKFNYKGLTEVMDQDYGLQGTAVPVLVSTKGYGIFWDSYAKVNFSGNIASNTRYAMSSETGDVLDYYFFYGPEIDQVVSGYRTATGKVPLFPKWAYGLIQSKDKYGSQKEILAVKDGYRNNKIPLDAIVQDWHYWDGAGKQGCYCFNTSYGNVKSTVTQLHDANIHTLISIWSQLEEGSAPFASFTTKGWLWPSDGTTHFIDTYNKDAREAFWTNMKNNFFDPAVQGWDGWWFDNDEPFPYPDGVNRRTVNTAMGKGVLFYNSYSFPMTEMFYKNWRAEIPGKRTVILHRANFPGQQAHSTMQWNNDIAVSFTTLKNSVPSGLSSTMTGIPYWTTDIGGYWGANVDYSTATNQELMVRWLQYGAFLPIFRIHGNMRAGQGKELYSTTFTAATRANLLIADKLRYRLMPYTYSLAWMTTNSDYTPMRSLVFDFRTDPNVKSVGSQYMYGPAFMVSPVTAEGATTRSVYFPGGQWYDFWTGQLRNGGNTMTVNAPLSQIPLHLRAGSIVPMGPDIQYATERADTIELRVYPGADGSFTIYEDQGDGYDYETGKYATIPITYVDETQNVIIGARNGSFTGMDTKKVFNVVFVKEGHGTGIGVTADPDARLEYTGKQVSILTAGLAKRGANGPLKATFKSTGNVLLFPETFWGKPKSIVVRDASGKKVQSVNGFTKNQLDFRSDLGLPMGDYIVKVEATR; encoded by the coding sequence ATGGGAACGCCGACGAACGACATCTGGTTTGGCTGGTCGCGACATCTCCTCGGGGGATTGGTCGTGGCCATGCTCTGCGGGCAGGACGCCCGAGCGCTGAGTGTCAAATCCTACACGGCACAACCGGACGGGATCCTGTTCACCTGCGACAAGGGTGTCATGAAGGTGCAGATCTGCCAGGCGGACATCGTGCGAGTCGCCTATTCGCCGACGGAGACAATTCCTGTCCGTCCGCTCAAGGTGGTCACCAAGGCGTGGGATGTGCCGGTCTTCTCGAAAACGGAGGTTGGCGACACCGTCACGTTGCAGACCGCCAAGCTCAAGATCAAGGTGAGCAAGACCACCGCGAACGTCTCGTACGCGACTCTCGATGGTGAAACCATCCTGGCCGAATACGCGAAGACCGCCACCGCCGCCACCGTGGAAACCGTGCCCACCCACACCTTGCGGGGCGAATTCCATTCGCCCGCCGACGAAGGCTTGTTCGGGCTGGGGCAGCACATGGCGGGCAAGTTCAACTACAAGGGCCTGACCGAGGTCATGGACCAGGACTACGGATTGCAGGGCACGGCCGTTCCGGTGCTCGTGTCCACCAAGGGGTACGGCATCTTTTGGGACAGCTACGCCAAGGTGAACTTTTCCGGGAACATCGCTTCCAACACGCGCTACGCGATGTCGTCGGAAACCGGCGATGTCCTGGACTACTACTTCTTCTACGGCCCCGAGATCGACCAGGTGGTTTCCGGCTACCGCACCGCCACCGGCAAGGTGCCGCTGTTTCCCAAGTGGGCCTACGGCCTCATCCAATCGAAGGACAAGTACGGTTCCCAAAAAGAGATCCTCGCCGTGAAGGACGGGTACCGCAACAACAAGATCCCCCTGGACGCCATCGTGCAGGACTGGCACTACTGGGATGGCGCGGGAAAGCAGGGCTGCTACTGCTTCAACACCAGCTACGGGAATGTGAAGAGCACGGTCACGCAGTTGCATGACGCGAACATCCACACGCTGATCTCCATCTGGAGCCAGCTGGAGGAAGGATCGGCACCGTTCGCGAGCTTCACCACGAAGGGGTGGCTGTGGCCCTCCGATGGCACCACCCACTTCATCGACACCTACAACAAGGACGCTCGCGAAGCGTTCTGGACCAACATGAAGAACAACTTCTTCGACCCGGCGGTGCAGGGGTGGGATGGTTGGTGGTTCGACAACGACGAACCCTTCCCGTATCCAGACGGAGTCAATCGCCGCACAGTCAATACCGCGATGGGCAAAGGCGTGCTCTTCTACAACTCGTACTCGTTCCCCATGACCGAGATGTTCTACAAGAACTGGCGCGCCGAAATCCCTGGCAAGCGGACCGTGATCCTGCACCGCGCCAATTTCCCGGGGCAGCAGGCACACTCCACCATGCAATGGAACAACGACATCGCCGTCAGCTTCACGACCCTCAAGAACAGCGTGCCCAGTGGATTGAGCTCCACCATGACCGGCATCCCCTACTGGACCACCGACATCGGCGGCTACTGGGGCGCGAACGTGGACTACTCCACGGCCACCAACCAGGAACTCATGGTGCGCTGGCTGCAGTACGGCGCCTTCCTTCCCATCTTCCGCATCCACGGAAACATGAGGGCCGGCCAGGGCAAGGAGCTGTACTCCACCACATTCACCGCCGCCACCCGCGCCAACCTGCTGATCGCCGACAAGCTTCGCTACCGGCTGATGCCCTACACCTATTCGCTGGCCTGGATGACGACAAATTCCGACTACACGCCCATGCGCAGCCTGGTGTTCGATTTTCGCACCGATCCGAACGTGAAGAGCGTCGGAAGCCAGTACATGTACGGACCGGCGTTCATGGTCAGCCCGGTCACTGCCGAAGGCGCCACCACGCGATCGGTGTATTTCCCGGGCGGACAGTGGTACGACTTCTGGACCGGCCAATTGCGCAACGGCGGCAATACCATGACCGTCAACGCGCCCCTCTCGCAGATCCCGCTGCACCTGCGGGCCGGGTCGATCGTCCCGATGGGCCCGGACATCCAATACGCCACCGAGCGTGCGGATACCATCGAGCTTCGCGTCTACCCGGGAGCCGACGGCTCCTTCACGATCTATGAAGACCAGGGCGACGGCTACGACTACGAAACCGGCAAGTACGCCACGATCCCCATCACCTATGTGGATGAGACGCAAAATGTCATCATCGGCGCGCGCAATGGAAGCTTCACGGGAATGGACACCAAGAAGGTCTTCAACGTGGTGTTCGTGAAGGAAGGCCATGGAACGGGCATCGGCGTGACGGCCGATCCGGACGCCCGATTGGAATACACGGGCAAGCAGGTGTCCATCCTGACCGCGGGCCTGGCCAAGCGCGGAGCGAACGGCCCCTTGAAGGCGACCTTCAAGTCCACGGGGAACGTGCTGCTGTTTCCGGAAACGTTCTGGGGCAAGCCCAAGAGCATCGTCGTGCGCGACGCTTCCGGGAAAAAAGTCCAGAGCGTGAACGGCTTCACCAAAAACCAGCTGGATTTCCGGTCGGACCTGGGATTGCCCATGGGCGACTACATCGTGAAGGTGGAGGCGACCCGGTAG
- the uvrC gene encoding excinuclease ABC subunit UvrC produces the protein MTTPTLRPFLAQRLEQLPSSPGVYIMKNADGEIIYIGKAKVLKNRVRSYFQGRETDHRAAMVLYKHVVDIEWIVTDNELEALILEANLIRQHRPKYNVLAKDDKHFPYLRLTTGEAFPKLEVVRRVTKDKHRYFGPYTDAQAMRRSLGLARELFRVRDCDLDLSSKRLERACLNYHIHRCDGPCVDAITEAQYEPVVKQIVMLLEGRNRELLAQLNEEMKSKALALDFEGAARRRDQIASLEKLGVAQKMDLGECVDLDVLALSREGRWACIAQFRVRAGAVMERSHQIVRCPLEEDDHEIMERALLEFYPEGIQPPPPEIQVSALPMDLDLLEEHLTRLAGRKVRIGQPKQGDAFKTVRMALANARMLLVEHLAHLETKNRVSQSVAALQEALGLENPPRRIEGFDISHLGGTKTVASMVCFVDGRPFKSGYRRFHVQTVEGIDDFASMREIVGRRFRRLREEGGEAPDLVLIDGGKGQLGMAVDAIAAEGFPEQKLLGLAKRIEEVFLPGRSDPILISHRSPALKLLQQVRDEAHRFAITFQRSQRTESIASSWLDTVSGIGPTRRSLLLQQFGSVARIREATQEELERTVGAKVAAVLREAIDKDPPPSQQLT, from the coding sequence GTGACCACACCGACGCTGAGACCGTTTTTGGCCCAACGGCTCGAGCAGTTGCCGAGCTCGCCGGGGGTGTACATCATGAAGAACGCCGATGGCGAGATCATCTACATCGGCAAAGCCAAGGTGCTGAAAAACCGGGTGCGCAGCTATTTCCAGGGCCGCGAGACGGATCACCGCGCCGCGATGGTGCTGTACAAGCATGTGGTCGACATCGAATGGATCGTGACCGACAACGAACTGGAAGCCTTGATCCTCGAGGCGAACCTGATCCGGCAACACCGTCCCAAGTACAACGTGCTGGCCAAGGACGACAAGCATTTCCCGTACTTGCGCCTGACCACTGGCGAAGCCTTTCCCAAGCTGGAAGTGGTGCGCCGGGTGACCAAGGACAAGCACCGGTACTTTGGGCCGTACACCGATGCCCAGGCCATGCGAAGGTCCCTGGGTTTGGCGCGGGAACTGTTCCGCGTGCGGGATTGCGACTTGGATTTGTCCAGCAAACGCTTGGAACGGGCCTGTCTGAATTACCACATCCACCGCTGCGACGGCCCGTGCGTGGACGCCATCACCGAAGCCCAATACGAGCCCGTGGTCAAGCAGATCGTGATGTTGTTGGAAGGGCGCAATCGCGAATTGCTGGCCCAGCTCAACGAGGAAATGAAATCGAAGGCATTGGCCCTGGACTTCGAAGGAGCCGCACGCCGACGCGACCAGATCGCGTCGCTGGAAAAGTTGGGCGTCGCGCAGAAGATGGATCTGGGCGAATGCGTGGATCTGGATGTGTTGGCGCTGTCCCGGGAAGGCCGATGGGCTTGCATCGCGCAATTTCGGGTGCGTGCGGGTGCGGTGATGGAGCGCTCCCACCAGATCGTGCGCTGCCCGCTGGAAGAAGACGACCACGAAATCATGGAGCGAGCCCTGCTGGAATTCTACCCGGAAGGGATCCAGCCTCCGCCACCTGAGATCCAGGTCTCGGCGCTGCCCATGGACCTGGACCTTCTGGAAGAACACCTCACCCGATTGGCGGGGCGCAAGGTGCGGATCGGCCAGCCCAAGCAGGGAGATGCCTTCAAGACCGTCCGCATGGCCTTGGCCAACGCACGGATGCTGTTGGTGGAGCACCTGGCTCACCTGGAAACGAAAAACCGGGTGTCGCAATCGGTGGCGGCCCTGCAGGAAGCCCTGGGTTTGGAGAATCCCCCAAGGCGGATCGAGGGTTTCGACATTTCCCATCTGGGCGGCACCAAGACGGTGGCCTCCATGGTTTGCTTCGTGGATGGTCGGCCCTTCAAATCCGGATACCGGCGGTTCCATGTGCAGACCGTGGAAGGAATCGACGACTTCGCCTCCATGCGCGAGATCGTGGGCAGGCGCTTCCGCAGGCTGCGGGAAGAAGGTGGAGAGGCGCCGGATCTGGTGTTGATCGACGGCGGCAAAGGGCAGCTGGGCATGGCGGTCGACGCCATCGCCGCCGAAGGCTTCCCGGAACAGAAACTGTTGGGGTTGGCCAAGCGGATCGAAGAAGTGTTCCTGCCAGGCAGGAGTGACCCCATCCTGATTTCCCACCGTTCGCCCGCCCTGAAACTGCTGCAGCAGGTGCGCGACGAGGCCCACCGGTTCGCCATCACCTTCCAGCGTTCGCAGCGCACCGAGTCCATCGCCTCTTCCTGGCTGGACACCGTTTCCGGCATTGGGCCCACGCGCAGGTCGTTGTTGTTGCAACAATTCGGATCCGTCGCTCGCATCCGCGAGGCCACCCAGGAAGAACTGGAGCGGACCGTGGGAGCCAAAGTGGCGGCGGTTCTGAGGGAGGCGATCGACAAGGACCCTCCACCAAGCCAGCAATTGACATAA